The genomic DNA TCGAAGGCCGGGAAAATCCAGCTGCTGCAGTAGGTGGAGGCCAGGACGTTCGCCTTGAGGGCGCCGAACATCTCCGAGTGCTGCCGCAGGCGGCCCCACACCGGCATCCCCTCCCAGTAGATCCGGATGCTCTCCTCCTCGACGGCCCCCACCCCGTCCCGGACCCTCTGCAGGAGCTCCACGAGCAGGGTCTTGTAGTAGTCGATCGCCGTCCGCGTCCCCCGCAGGACCACCGCCGGTCCCATGTGGATCGTCCCGTCGAAGAAGGTCAGGGGGGCGGGGGAGGAGGTCGCCGTCTCCAGCACCTGTCTCCACAGCTCGGTGCACTCGCGGGAGAGGTCCACCGTCTCCCGGAGGCGGTCCATCGAGAGCTTCTTCCCGGCGATCCCCTCGAGGGTCGGGATCAGCGCCCCGATCTGCCGGGAGACGTCGTCGATGTGGGCGTCGGTCACCTCGGTGACGTTCTTCGGCGAGGAGACCCCGATGGAGGGGACCCCCAGTTCCCGGGAGTAGAAGGCGAACCAGTCCTGGACGTCGCGGCACTGGTTCGTGTTGTAGACCAGGACGTCGGGTCTGGGCACCGACTCGATCCCCTTGTAAACCTTCGAGAGCGGGGTGATTCCCTTCAGGTATGCGCCGATGTCGGCCGTCAGGTAGGAACAGATGTCCGGGGAGTAGCCGATGGCGTTCGCCGCCGGGATCAGGTCGGTCGACATCCGGGTGGCGCCGAGCATGGCGGAGTGGTTCTCCGGAAAGTAGACGGCGAAATCCATCGCCCGGAGCAGCTCCGCGGGGCCGACGCTGGTGCACCAGGCGACCTTCCGGCCGGGGTCGGCGGCCGCGGCGTTGAGGTCGTAGAAGTAGTCGGCCATGACCTTGTTCATCCGGTCGGTGGCCTCGATCTTCCTCCGCGTCGTTTTCCTTTCGTCAGCCACGATCTCCTCCTGCATCCCGAAGATTCCGGTTCCCGGGCGGAAGCGCCGCCCGGAAGTTCCTGCGGCCCGGACGCTACTCCGGCCGCTCGTCCATCGCGTAGAGGGCCGCCCCGATCGCCCCGGCCAGGTGCGGGAACTCGGGGAGCATCACCGGCCGGCCGATCCTCTCCTCCGCCATCTCGACGAGATAGGGGTTGTGGGCCACGACCCCCCCCGTCATGACGACCCGCTCGGTCGGGGAATCCATCTCCAGCACCCTCTGGATGACCGAGTGGAAGATCCCCTTGACGATATCCGGGACTTTCTTCCCGTGCCGGATATGCTCGAGGACCTCCGTGGCCGAGAAGACGGTGCAGTAGCTCCCCAGCTTGACCAGCTCCGTGGATTGCCGGGCCAGGCCGTCCATCTCCTCCAGAGGGATGTCGAGGCGGTTGGACATCTCCTCGAGAAAGGCTCCGGTCCCGGCCGCGCACTTGCGGTTCATCTTGAAGCCGCTGCGGCGCCCCTCCGCGTCGAGCTTGATCACCTTGTTGTCCTGCCCCCCGATGTCGATGACGGTGATCGCCTCGGGGAAGTAGTGGCTGCACCCCTTCGCGAGGCATCCGATCTCGGTCCGGCTGCGCGTGGTGACGAAGGCGACGTTCGACCGGCCGTAGCCGGTGGAGACGGCGCCCGCGATCTCCCCCCGGACGGCTCCGGCCATCGCCAGCGAATCGTCCAGGCAGGCCGAGGCGGTGGCGGTGAAATCGATCCCGGATTTCCGGACCGCGTGCCCGATCACCCGCCGTTCGGCGTTAAGGACCGCGACCTTCGTCCT from Deltaproteobacteria bacterium GWC2_65_14 includes the following:
- a CDS encoding 2-hydroxyglutaryl-CoA dehydratase gives rise to the protein MADERKTTRRKIEATDRMNKVMADYFYDLNAAAADPGRKVAWCTSVGPAELLRAMDFAVYFPENHSAMLGATRMSTDLIPAANAIGYSPDICSYLTADIGAYLKGITPLSKVYKGIESVPRPDVLVYNTNQCRDVQDWFAFYSRELGVPSIGVSSPKNVTEVTDAHIDDVSRQIGALIPTLEGIAGKKLSMDRLRETVDLSRECTELWRQVLETATSSPAPLTFFDGTIHMGPAVVLRGTRTAIDYYKTLLVELLQRVRDGVGAVEEESIRIYWEGMPVWGRLRQHSEMFGALKANVLASTYCSSWIFPAFDGKDPIRSMAKAYLELFIVRSDVYKEQYLQGMLEKFRVDGILYHDAKTCPYNSNSRYGLPQRLERVSGVPSLVISGDLNDLRCVSDEQTKTNVEAFIEQIQEGK
- a CDS encoding ATPase yields the protein MPKGFFVGLDMGASRTKVAVLNAERRVIGHAVRKSGIDFTATASACLDDSLAMAGAVRGEIAGAVSTGYGRSNVAFVTTRSRTEIGCLAKGCSHYFPEAITVIDIGGQDNKVIKLDAEGRRSGFKMNRKCAAGTGAFLEEMSNRLDIPLEEMDGLARQSTELVKLGSYCTVFSATEVLEHIRHGKKVPDIVKGIFHSVIQRVLEMDSPTERVVMTGGVVAHNPYLVEMAEERIGRPVMLPEFPHLAGAIGAALYAMDERPE